One Thermococcus kodakarensis KOD1 genomic window carries:
- the nadC gene encoding carboxylating nicotinate-nucleotide diphosphorylase, whose product MVPLEYLLRFIEEDAPFGDVTSEAVIPEDMKARAVIIAKQNGVIAGVEEAKALFEHFGVKVEVKKRDGELVGKRDVILELEGNARAILLVERTALNVMGRMSGIATEVRKLVEKVKSVNPKVRVAGTRKTLLKPIDKRALLIGGGETHRFSLSDAILIKDNHLALVPLEEAIKRAKEFSVYKVVEVEVESLEDALKAARAGADVVMLDNMKPAEIAEVIEALKREGLREKVKIEVSGGITPENITEYAKLDVDVISLGYLTHSVKNFDVSLEIIGRL is encoded by the coding sequence ATGGTTCCGCTCGAGTATCTGCTCAGGTTCATCGAGGAAGACGCGCCCTTTGGAGACGTCACAAGTGAGGCCGTGATTCCTGAAGATATGAAGGCAAGGGCAGTCATCATAGCAAAGCAGAATGGTGTCATAGCCGGCGTGGAAGAGGCCAAAGCGCTTTTCGAACACTTTGGGGTCAAAGTAGAGGTTAAAAAACGGGACGGAGAGTTAGTTGGGAAGAGAGACGTTATACTCGAGCTTGAGGGCAACGCGAGGGCGATTCTCCTGGTGGAGAGGACCGCCCTGAACGTAATGGGGAGGATGAGCGGAATTGCAACTGAGGTCAGGAAGCTCGTGGAGAAAGTCAAGAGCGTGAACCCCAAAGTCAGAGTCGCCGGGACGAGAAAGACCCTCCTCAAACCCATAGACAAGCGTGCACTCCTCATTGGAGGCGGAGAGACTCATCGCTTCTCTCTCAGCGACGCGATACTCATAAAGGACAACCACCTTGCCTTAGTTCCCCTTGAAGAGGCTATAAAACGCGCCAAGGAGTTCTCCGTCTACAAGGTTGTCGAGGTTGAGGTCGAGAGCCTTGAAGATGCCCTGAAAGCAGCGAGAGCAGGGGCCGATGTGGTAATGCTCGACAACATGAAGCCTGCTGAAATAGCGGAGGTTATCGAAGCCCTCAAGCGCGAAGGCCTGAGGGAGAAGGTCAAAATAGAAGTTTCCGGTGGGATAACCCCCGAGAACATAACTGAATACGCGAAGCTCGACGTTGACGTCATCAGCCTTGGGTATCTCACGCACTCGGTCAAGAACTTTGATGTAAGCCTTGAGATAATTGGCAGGCTTTGA